A part of Acidobacteriota bacterium genomic DNA contains:
- a CDS encoding 5-formyltetrahydrofolate cyclo-ligase: protein MPRFHDHDAGGPAALLERKAALRRRVWRRLDIAGIRRFPGPLGRIPNFVGAEKAAERLRDSEPWQAAETVKANPDSPQWPVRQRALEDGKLLFMAVPRLAQENPFFVLDPEALEGTPRQASSIKGASASAITVPLEAMRPVDLVVTGCVAVDEGGGRLGKGGGFSDLEFALASAAGMIGAQTRIVTTVHEEQVVDAGEIPMSSHDVPLDLIVTPERVIACGGDHRRPASLQWETLTEKKIAAIPLLARLRPT, encoded by the coding sequence ATGCCTCGATTCCATGACCATGATGCCGGCGGCCCCGCCGCGCTGCTCGAGCGCAAGGCGGCTCTGCGGCGTCGCGTGTGGCGCCGCCTCGACATCGCCGGAATCCGTCGCTTCCCGGGCCCCTTGGGCCGGATTCCCAACTTCGTCGGCGCCGAGAAGGCCGCCGAGCGGCTGCGCGACAGCGAACCCTGGCAGGCCGCCGAGACGGTCAAGGCCAACCCCGACAGTCCGCAGTGGCCGGTGCGCCAGCGAGCCCTCGAGGACGGCAAGCTGCTGTTCATGGCGGTGCCCCGGCTGGCCCAGGAGAATCCCTTCTTCGTGCTCGATCCGGAGGCCCTCGAGGGCACGCCTCGGCAGGCTTCCTCGATCAAGGGGGCGAGCGCTTCGGCGATCACCGTTCCCCTCGAGGCGATGCGGCCGGTGGATCTGGTGGTCACCGGTTGCGTCGCCGTCGACGAGGGTGGCGGGCGCCTGGGCAAGGGCGGCGGATTCAGCGATCTCGAGTTCGCCCTCGCCTCGGCGGCGGGCATGATCGGGGCGCAGACTCGCATTGTCACCACCGTTCACGAAGAGCAGGTGGTGGATGCCGGCGAAATCCCGATGTCCTCCCACGACGTTCCCCTCGACCTGATCGTGACCCCCGAGCGCGTGATCGCCTGTGGCGGCGACCATCGCCGCCCCGCTAGTTTGCAGTGGGAGACCCTCACCGAGAAGAAGATCGCGGCGATTCCGTTGCTCGCCAGATTGCGGCCGACTTAG
- a CDS encoding glycosyltransferase, whose amino-acid sequence MSLLEKTPLPNSFADFRGRHAGASIVVCGCGRSLLDLPEKPGVLTLGVNDVGRHFTPDYLVVLNPPRQFSEGRYRWVLESAAQAVFSQLDVAHPKRVAFHLGRRGGVAVEEPDRVPYTRNSPYVAACIAAHLGAARIGLIGVDFTDHHFFGDTGRHELAREVSVIDRQYGRLAEHLAQGGVELVNLSSESRLASLPKIPLKEFLARPPARPRAVSWKPLIAIENRRSGVVGKCLQAAAEGARRRGFRVTRNLAAVRYRPDVVSVVWNGRRHRSKGPTLFLEHGWLPRAAVQVSHRGINASSHHGPFTWSGQVLGRDEQAELDQHLATLRAECRPKKLRGKLPKGFYLVPLQIEGDTNLVRHAPAELRRMQGLIDTIARAAPPLPVVFKQHPADARKSNSRHLRLRLRRRQDLLFAHARGSVHDLLASGRCRGILSINSNVVHDGLLWDVPAAVLGDNLWPMAGDSPFHCGLPKDWGAFDHSLEDTDRRACRAAYAHFLMTRQWTVAELTLGQRLAAAVETLKPKPRRLAGNRRPGRSAPAQRPVPRINVVAVNRGWLFEDLKQHFASHHRDDLRIHTSDRPWPSADAWIFLRAQEAATTPNPARTVVQLHDLFEDRLYDPGHRRRRALERSAGWVLTHPEQRRLLSDHGLLTEGQRVLLRPLGAHRDFRLRESLGDHFTVGWCGRPVERDGVDLKRCAWLVDCLRQAHRQIPGLRALLIGERLEAVTAALDEHGVPYDYHHRRGTPFGRYPELYRQLDVLLVTSRLAAGPNSLFEALASGVPVVSTAAGWSPRLLQPEVNGALVESPAEMSAAIARIANQREQWFERRQAIRDSLGGYSLGGWIDANLDLARSLL is encoded by the coding sequence ATGAGCCTGCTCGAGAAAACCCCGCTGCCGAACTCCTTCGCCGACTTTCGCGGCCGCCACGCGGGCGCCTCCATCGTCGTCTGCGGCTGCGGCCGCTCGCTCCTCGACCTGCCGGAGAAGCCCGGCGTTCTCACCCTCGGCGTCAACGACGTCGGTCGACACTTCACCCCTGACTACCTGGTGGTGCTCAATCCTCCCCGCCAGTTCTCCGAGGGTCGCTACCGCTGGGTGCTCGAAAGCGCCGCTCAGGCGGTTTTCAGCCAGCTCGACGTCGCTCACCCGAAGCGGGTGGCCTTTCACCTCGGTCGCCGCGGTGGAGTCGCCGTCGAAGAGCCGGACCGAGTGCCCTACACGCGCAACTCCCCATACGTCGCCGCCTGCATCGCGGCCCACCTGGGGGCGGCACGCATCGGCCTGATCGGGGTCGATTTCACCGATCACCACTTCTTCGGCGACACCGGTCGCCACGAGCTGGCGCGCGAGGTCAGCGTGATCGACCGCCAGTACGGCCGCCTCGCCGAGCACCTCGCGCAGGGCGGCGTCGAGCTGGTCAACCTGTCGTCCGAGAGCCGCCTCGCCAGTCTTCCCAAGATCCCCCTGAAGGAGTTCCTCGCCCGCCCGCCGGCGAGACCCCGGGCGGTCTCCTGGAAACCCCTGATCGCGATCGAAAACCGCCGTTCCGGGGTGGTCGGCAAGTGCCTCCAGGCGGCGGCCGAGGGGGCTCGCCGGCGCGGCTTTCGGGTGACCCGCAACCTCGCCGCGGTGCGCTATCGCCCGGACGTGGTCTCGGTGGTCTGGAACGGCCGCCGGCACCGCTCGAAGGGCCCCACCCTCTTTCTCGAGCACGGTTGGCTGCCGCGCGCCGCGGTCCAGGTGAGCCACCGAGGGATCAACGCCAGCTCGCACCATGGTCCGTTCACCTGGAGCGGCCAGGTCCTCGGGCGCGACGAGCAGGCCGAGCTCGACCAACATCTGGCGACCCTGCGCGCCGAGTGTCGCCCGAAGAAACTGCGGGGCAAGCTGCCCAAAGGCTTCTATCTGGTGCCTCTGCAGATCGAGGGGGATACCAATCTGGTGCGCCATGCACCCGCCGAGCTGCGCCGCATGCAGGGTCTAATCGACACCATCGCTCGCGCCGCGCCGCCCTTGCCGGTGGTCTTCAAGCAGCATCCGGCGGATGCCCGCAAGAGCAACAGCCGGCATCTTCGGCTACGGCTGCGGCGACGCCAGGACTTGCTGTTCGCCCACGCCCGCGGCAGCGTCCACGACCTGCTCGCCAGCGGCCGCTGCCGAGGCATCCTGTCGATCAACAGCAACGTCGTCCACGACGGCCTACTGTGGGACGTGCCGGCGGCGGTGCTCGGCGACAACCTCTGGCCGATGGCCGGCGATTCGCCCTTTCATTGCGGCCTGCCGAAGGACTGGGGGGCCTTCGATCACAGCCTCGAAGACACCGATCGGCGCGCCTGTCGAGCAGCCTACGCTCACTTTCTGATGACCCGCCAGTGGACGGTGGCGGAGCTCACCCTCGGCCAGCGCCTCGCTGCCGCCGTCGAGACCTTGAAACCCAAGCCTCGGCGGCTGGCTGGCAATCGCCGACCCGGGCGCAGCGCTCCGGCCCAGCGACCGGTGCCGCGGATCAATGTCGTGGCGGTCAACCGTGGCTGGTTGTTCGAAGACCTCAAGCAGCACTTCGCCAGCCACCACCGCGACGACCTCCGGATCCACACCTCGGACCGTCCCTGGCCAAGCGCCGACGCCTGGATCTTCCTGCGCGCCCAGGAGGCGGCGACCACCCCCAACCCGGCACGCACCGTGGTCCAGCTCCATGACCTCTTCGAAGACCGCCTCTACGATCCCGGCCACAGGCGCCGGCGCGCCCTCGAGCGCTCCGCCGGCTGGGTCCTCACCCATCCCGAGCAACGCCGGCTGCTGAGCGATCACGGCCTCCTGACAGAGGGCCAACGGGTGCTTCTTCGGCCCCTCGGGGCACACCGTGACTTCCGCCTCCGGGAGTCCCTGGGCGACCACTTCACGGTCGGCTGGTGTGGGCGGCCGGTGGAGCGCGACGGCGTCGACCTGAAGCGCTGCGCCTGGCTGGTGGACTGCCTGCGGCAGGCCCACCGGCAGATTCCCGGCCTGCGAGCGCTGTTGATCGGAGAACGCCTCGAGGCGGTCACGGCGGCTCTCGACGAGCACGGAGTGCCCTACGATTACCACCATCGCCGGGGAACTCCCTTCGGGCGTTATCCAGAGCTCTACCGGCAGCTCGATGTCCTGCTGGTGACGTCGCGCTTGGCGGCCGGCCCGAACTCCCTCTTCGAAGCTTTGGCGAGTGGTGTGCCGGTGGTCTCGACCGCCGCCGGCTGGTCGCCCCGCCTGCTGCAGCCGGAGGTCAACGGCGCCCTCGTCGAGTCACCGGCGGAGATGTCCGCCGCCATCGCCCGCATCGCCAACCAGCGAGAGCAATGGTTCGAACGACGGCAGGCGATACGCGACTCCCTCGGCGGCTACTCCTTGGGTGGCTGGATCGACGCCAACCTCGACCTCGCTCGGAGCCTGCTCTAA
- a CDS encoding ankyrin repeat domain-containing protein, with translation MTNQDLFDAIHRNDLRSLTSALAGSAKVDGRDGSNRTPLYRVAEEGPEQAAEMAQQLLDAGARIDLKPTAKAWSALHHAAYHGDRALAAVLLEAGAQAGDQENGDRWAPLHLAINGEVVTLLLAAGADPEATDRAGSTPLLAAVVQQANVRASEDVRSRVQALLEAGCRLEVRDRDDNTPLLRAVKLPVPEALDLLIAAGADVQAGDFFSGSALHAAAAGDHAWAIRALAGGGAAIDSQEIENRLTPLALAAVLGRVRAVRALLAHGADPTIPDQQGKTAMDHARSDEIRGLLEAAPEPAEEP, from the coding sequence GTGACGAATCAAGATCTGTTCGACGCCATCCACCGCAACGACCTCCGATCGCTGACCTCCGCCCTTGCTGGCAGTGCCAAGGTCGACGGGCGCGATGGCAGCAATCGGACGCCCCTTTATCGAGTTGCCGAGGAAGGTCCCGAGCAAGCGGCCGAGATGGCCCAGCAGCTCCTCGATGCCGGCGCTCGAATCGACCTCAAACCGACAGCCAAGGCATGGTCCGCCCTGCATCACGCGGCCTATCATGGTGATCGAGCCTTGGCCGCAGTGCTGCTCGAAGCCGGTGCCCAGGCCGGCGACCAGGAGAACGGCGACCGCTGGGCTCCCCTCCATCTCGCCATCAACGGCGAGGTCGTCACCCTCTTGCTGGCTGCCGGAGCCGACCCTGAGGCCACCGATCGCGCGGGCAGCACTCCATTGCTCGCCGCCGTCGTCCAGCAGGCGAACGTCCGGGCGAGTGAAGACGTGCGGAGCCGCGTCCAGGCTCTCCTCGAAGCCGGCTGTCGGCTCGAGGTGAGGGATCGGGACGACAACACGCCGCTTCTCCGCGCCGTCAAACTTCCGGTTCCCGAAGCCCTCGACCTTCTGATCGCTGCCGGAGCCGATGTCCAAGCCGGGGACTTTTTCTCCGGCAGCGCTCTCCACGCGGCCGCCGCCGGCGACCATGCCTGGGCGATTCGAGCCCTCGCCGGAGGAGGCGCTGCCATCGACTCCCAGGAAATCGAAAACCGCCTCACTCCCCTCGCCCTCGCCGCCGTCCTCGGCCGCGTTCGCGCCGTCCGAGCCCTGCTCGCCCACGGCGCCGATCCCACTATTCCCGACCAGCAGGGCAAGACCGCCATGGACCACGCCCGCTCGGACGAGATCCGTGGCCTGCTGGAGGCGGCCCCCGAGCCGGCCGAGGAGCCTTGA
- a CDS encoding DUF4157 domain-containing protein yields MKTGARRTRRSPAKDKRPTSAPGAAQRTPPAGAGRDTFGPKPGGLQSRGPTLSLPRGQAKGLAFGRRGDRWEREADDAADRILGGTGVESITPVSAQALTVHESLDESVQEHCGSSHCSAIQETATDSVQEMVDAPLQESEPLQEAPVQGDAALQETADEASLPAQESSDDEPAQEMAATQEAAGEGPLQESGEATLQESTTAQGSDSEGTTQERPGARRRTTVQRHRKAEFARRAIAQRGTGTPLPNATRGPLEAGFGTDLSAVRVHQDASSRELTGRMGARAFTRGKDIYLGPGESAKDLRLMAHETTHTLQQGAVARRPPVSDLGGTSDEVKVPEGKAKAPEKPTGPDTDSSTPARATKPAPKTASRPSPGAGRSATGRGSRGAGRRRAAAGSAAVRFQGSPADRLDQLAKLSPVRAPFVIAAFQKSSAKALDGRRKGEDKQRPKANIVPRSPKLPTGPPAPPTADEKRPAKDDVPSLAADGKLPDAPTPPAPTGNAPGVPNAERKQRDLDAISGEGSFMERILSWVRQFLGDLPTRDPGVYTDPGPAPTVALTGKADLGQIETFQASGSRQVAKAQTKAEDDAAADFGEFGIEPANGDSSTERAVPESIHRMGSGCGAAEELPALAFDPPHEAELGQRVHEKIGPRWQAQQTKVRRAEQRRDARIARQRRTTDDLIAGAHADSYKAQDDAANAARQEVAKLRGKWSGENLSLQTGFETDSTGAGNSMRQKITGKVTRQEGLVAGRYQILKTTAEGKKAKIEEKAKEEKRQARSKSKKKSKSWFRRGLDWAKSKFRDLMNAAMRKIKGWFDDLRAWAKRKFEELKTWAVGKINEARKWAIDRLEDLRGDLNGLVDRYLGDYPVLARRFKGAINFGVDTAQRGVNAAADNLEENVGRYIDYLASEVDDALVVAETLTVGALQAACDLGVLGFNMIGYLVEQDLDALIVLIRELPEHPPLGGSMMSIIKAALIGFLETVRDKPADEKKRYVEKTRWLVISPSYYVGVLAGVVKGLVWDGLVGTVRILYDLFVELPGTLKQIWDFFYKMATDTEAIEQIITAARGVRAEVDAFFQNPRAAEQMAAFLKKSPQLLEAWIANLMKEGREWAYRAGASAADKLFDWILKSSKFKIGLAVGSVVGQIIFEVLLAYFTAGAGSAVKWGGKALQVAAKGLKLLVSGVRRGGGLILKALGALRKVARAGLTLAKKLGGGMKKIFGKARKLLDKVFDWFKRQFARFKKKKKKPKQLGDGDGGDRGVFAAYKLRVKTALKPYSVKGIARRGLRSILNAQRTGAARRVVRRTFIKEVSQERYRSYAVVKFSKLPRKVATVKKQRSDRIFDQFKRTVKAELVPYKRKPPVNRAGGIALGDLNDILRRNSRQPRFATAIQRAYVKKIARQRYRAYALTRDPRQNRKVDDVRRMPTGIGRSAAIPFTWFKPTNLYQSLTLNPRSATSTRYWTTVPPIHPSPLPVVGAHRVQNTRSRQNNPRSAFFGRPFLTLGINPINLPRHGKKMRLRRSPHTRRLSAALRRFLRSAYRAPLAQLQIDHVQDLAWGGHDRLDNLFPLLAAHNRSTQASINNQRVEHQHNNRPRTVLANTLLGRWFRIRRIAPP; encoded by the coding sequence ATGAAAACTGGCGCCCGACGCACCCGGCGATCACCGGCGAAGGACAAGCGCCCGACGTCCGCCCCGGGCGCGGCTCAGCGCACTCCACCGGCGGGCGCTGGAAGAGACACCTTCGGGCCCAAACCGGGTGGTCTGCAGAGCCGCGGCCCAACGCTCTCACTGCCCCGTGGGCAGGCCAAGGGCCTCGCCTTCGGGCGCCGCGGCGATCGCTGGGAGCGCGAGGCCGACGACGCTGCCGATCGCATCCTCGGCGGTACCGGCGTCGAGTCCATCACGCCCGTGTCGGCCCAGGCGCTGACGGTTCACGAATCGCTCGACGAGAGCGTCCAGGAACACTGTGGAAGCAGTCACTGCTCGGCAATTCAGGAGACGGCGACGGACAGCGTGCAGGAGATGGTCGACGCACCGCTGCAAGAGAGCGAGCCCCTGCAGGAAGCGCCTGTGCAAGGGGATGCGGCGCTCCAGGAGACGGCCGACGAGGCCAGTCTGCCGGCCCAGGAATCGAGCGACGACGAACCAGCCCAGGAAATGGCGGCGACGCAAGAAGCCGCCGGCGAAGGCCCGCTGCAGGAAAGCGGGGAAGCCACCCTGCAGGAGAGCACGACCGCCCAAGGGAGCGACAGCGAAGGGACCACCCAGGAACGCCCGGGAGCTCGCCGCCGCACCACCGTTCAACGCCACCGCAAGGCCGAGTTCGCGCGCCGCGCCATCGCGCAGCGCGGCACCGGAACGCCGCTGCCGAACGCCACCCGCGGCCCTCTCGAGGCCGGTTTCGGGACCGATCTCTCGGCGGTCCGAGTGCACCAGGACGCTTCCAGCCGGGAGCTCACCGGGCGCATGGGAGCCCGAGCCTTCACCCGCGGCAAGGACATCTACCTCGGCCCCGGCGAATCGGCGAAGGACCTTCGGCTGATGGCCCACGAGACCACCCATACCCTGCAGCAGGGAGCCGTGGCGCGACGACCGCCGGTCAGCGACCTCGGTGGCACCAGCGACGAGGTCAAGGTACCCGAGGGCAAAGCCAAGGCGCCCGAGAAACCGACCGGGCCCGATACCGACTCCTCCACCCCGGCAAGGGCGACGAAGCCTGCCCCAAAAACTGCTTCCAGGCCCTCCCCAGGCGCAGGCCGAAGCGCCACCGGACGAGGTTCTCGGGGCGCCGGTCGCCGACGAGCCGCCGCCGGTTCGGCCGCGGTCCGCTTCCAGGGCTCTCCCGCGGACCGCCTCGACCAGCTCGCCAAGCTCTCGCCGGTGCGGGCCCCCTTCGTCATCGCCGCCTTCCAGAAGAGCTCCGCAAAGGCCCTCGATGGGCGCCGTAAGGGCGAAGACAAACAGCGCCCCAAAGCCAACATCGTGCCACGCTCCCCCAAACTGCCGACCGGCCCGCCGGCACCGCCGACGGCCGACGAAAAGCGGCCGGCGAAGGACGATGTCCCGAGCCTGGCCGCCGATGGCAAGCTGCCCGATGCCCCCACCCCGCCGGCCCCCACCGGCAACGCGCCCGGGGTGCCGAATGCCGAGCGCAAGCAGCGCGATCTCGACGCCATCTCCGGCGAAGGCTCGTTCATGGAGCGCATCCTGTCCTGGGTCCGGCAATTCCTCGGCGACCTGCCGACCCGCGATCCCGGGGTCTACACCGATCCTGGACCGGCGCCGACGGTCGCCCTCACCGGCAAAGCGGACCTCGGCCAGATCGAGACCTTCCAGGCCTCCGGCAGCCGCCAGGTGGCCAAAGCCCAGACCAAGGCGGAGGACGACGCCGCCGCCGATTTCGGTGAGTTCGGCATCGAGCCGGCCAACGGCGACTCCTCCACCGAGCGCGCGGTTCCCGAATCGATCCACCGCATGGGCAGCGGCTGCGGTGCCGCCGAGGAACTTCCGGCGCTCGCCTTCGACCCGCCCCACGAAGCCGAGCTCGGCCAGCGGGTGCACGAGAAGATCGGTCCTCGCTGGCAGGCCCAGCAGACCAAGGTGCGCCGAGCCGAGCAGCGTCGCGACGCTCGCATCGCGCGTCAACGTCGCACCACCGACGATCTGATCGCCGGCGCCCATGCCGACAGCTACAAGGCCCAGGACGACGCCGCCAACGCGGCGCGCCAGGAAGTCGCCAAGTTGCGCGGCAAGTGGAGCGGCGAGAACCTCTCTCTGCAGACCGGTTTCGAGACCGACTCCACCGGCGCCGGCAACAGCATGCGCCAGAAGATCACCGGCAAGGTGACGCGCCAGGAAGGGCTGGTTGCCGGCCGCTACCAGATCCTCAAGACCACCGCCGAGGGCAAGAAGGCGAAGATCGAAGAAAAGGCGAAGGAAGAAAAACGCCAGGCCCGCAGCAAGTCGAAAAAGAAGTCGAAGAGCTGGTTCCGGCGCGGCCTCGACTGGGCGAAGAGCAAGTTCCGCGACTTGATGAACGCCGCGATGCGCAAGATCAAAGGTTGGTTCGACGATCTGCGCGCCTGGGCGAAGCGCAAGTTCGAGGAGCTCAAGACCTGGGCGGTAGGCAAGATCAACGAGGCGCGCAAGTGGGCCATCGACCGCCTCGAAGACCTGCGCGGCGACCTCAACGGCCTGGTGGATCGCTACCTCGGCGACTACCCGGTCCTCGCCCGCCGCTTCAAGGGCGCGATCAATTTCGGCGTCGACACCGCCCAACGGGGCGTCAACGCGGCGGCCGACAACCTGGAAGAAAACGTCGGCCGCTACATCGACTACCTGGCCAGCGAAGTCGACGACGCCCTGGTCGTCGCCGAGACCCTCACCGTGGGGGCCCTGCAGGCGGCTTGCGACCTCGGCGTGCTGGGATTCAACATGATCGGCTACCTGGTCGAGCAGGATCTCGATGCGCTGATCGTGCTGATTCGCGAGCTGCCCGAGCACCCGCCCCTCGGCGGCTCGATGATGAGCATCATCAAGGCCGCCCTCATCGGCTTTCTCGAAACCGTCCGCGACAAACCCGCGGACGAGAAAAAGCGCTACGTCGAAAAGACCCGCTGGCTGGTCATCTCACCCTCCTACTACGTGGGAGTGCTCGCCGGGGTGGTCAAGGGCCTGGTGTGGGACGGCTTGGTGGGTACGGTGCGCATCCTCTACGACCTGTTCGTGGAGCTGCCCGGCACCCTCAAGCAGATCTGGGACTTCTTCTACAAGATGGCCACCGACACGGAGGCCATCGAGCAGATCATCACCGCCGCCCGAGGGGTGCGCGCCGAGGTCGATGCCTTCTTCCAGAACCCGCGCGCCGCCGAGCAGATGGCGGCCTTTCTCAAGAAGTCTCCACAGCTCCTCGAAGCCTGGATCGCCAACTTGATGAAGGAAGGCCGCGAGTGGGCCTACCGCGCCGGCGCCTCCGCCGCCGACAAGCTCTTCGACTGGATCCTGAAGAGCAGCAAGTTCAAGATCGGCCTGGCCGTCGGCTCGGTGGTCGGCCAGATCATTTTCGAAGTCCTGCTCGCCTACTTCACGGCCGGCGCCGGCAGCGCCGTCAAGTGGGGTGGCAAGGCCCTGCAGGTCGCCGCCAAGGGCCTCAAGCTGCTGGTTTCCGGTGTGCGCCGCGGCGGCGGCCTGATTCTCAAGGCCCTGGGGGCCCTGCGCAAAGTCGCCCGCGCCGGACTCACCCTGGCGAAGAAGCTCGGCGGCGGCATGAAGAAGATCTTCGGCAAAGCCCGCAAGCTCCTCGACAAGGTCTTCGACTGGTTCAAGCGCCAGTTCGCCCGTTTCAAGAAGAAAAAGAAGAAGCCGAAGCAGCTCGGCGACGGCGATGGCGGGGATCGCGGCGTCTTCGCGGCCTACAAGCTGCGCGTCAAAACCGCCCTCAAGCCCTACAGCGTCAAGGGCATCGCTCGCCGCGGCCTGCGCTCGATCCTCAACGCTCAGCGCACCGGAGCCGCTCGCCGAGTGGTGCGCAGGACCTTCATCAAGGAGGTCAGCCAGGAACGCTACCGCTCTTATGCGGTGGTCAAATTCTCGAAGCTGCCACGCAAGGTGGCGACGGTGAAGAAGCAGCGTTCGGACCGCATCTTCGACCAGTTCAAGCGCACCGTGAAGGCCGAGCTCGTGCCGTACAAGCGGAAACCGCCGGTGAATCGGGCCGGTGGCATCGCCCTCGGTGATCTCAACGACATTCTCCGTCGCAACAGCAGGCAACCGCGCTTCGCAACCGCAATTCAGCGCGCCTACGTCAAGAAGATCGCGCGCCAGCGATATCGCGCCTACGCCCTGACCCGGGACCCGCGCCAAAACCGCAAAGTCGACGACGTACGGCGCATGCCGACGGGAATCGGGCGCAGTGCCGCCATTCCATTCACCTGGTTCAAACCGACCAATCTCTACCAATCACTGACCCTGAATCCCCGTTCTGCCACCAGCACGCGGTACTGGACGACGGTTCCACCGATCCATCCCAGTCCACTGCCGGTCGTCGGCGCCCACCGCGTGCAGAACACCAGGTCACGACAGAACAACCCAAGATCGGCGTTCTTCGGGAGGCCCTTCCTGACGCTCGGCATCAACCCCATCAATCTTCCCCGTCATGGAAAGAAGATGCGGTTACGCCGCTCACCCCACACCCGCAGACTGAGCGCTGCCCTGCGCCGATTCCTTCGTTCGGCTTACCGAGCACCGCTTGCCCAACTGCAGATAGATCACGTCCAGGACCTTGCTTGGGGAGGCCACGATCGCCTCGACAATCTGTTCCCGCTGCTGGCCGCCCACAACCGCAGCACCCAAGCAAGCATCAACAATCAACGCGTCGAGCACCAGCACAACAACCGCCCGCGAACGGTTCTGGCCAACACGCTGCTGGGACGATGGTTCAGGATTCGGAGGATCGCGCCACCGTGA